One Mycolicibacterium sarraceniae genomic window carries:
- a CDS encoding SRPBCC family protein has translation MEGSVTVHMAAPADKIWNLIADITRTGEFSPEVFESEWLDGTTGPALGATFRGHVRRNEIGPVYWTTCRVTACEPGREFGFAVLAGDKALNNWHYRLDPSGDGTDVTESFRLANAAPMRLFWLFGGCLRGRRNRRDMRTTLERMKKVVEKE, from the coding sequence ATGGAAGGCTCCGTGACCGTGCACATGGCCGCACCGGCCGACAAGATCTGGAATCTCATCGCCGACATCACCAGGACCGGTGAGTTCTCGCCGGAGGTGTTCGAGTCCGAATGGCTCGATGGCACCACCGGGCCGGCACTGGGGGCGACGTTCCGCGGCCATGTGCGCCGCAACGAGATCGGCCCGGTGTACTGGACCACCTGCCGCGTCACCGCGTGCGAGCCGGGACGCGAATTCGGGTTCGCCGTGCTGGCTGGCGACAAGGCCCTCAACAACTGGCACTACCGCCTGGACCCGAGCGGTGACGGCACCGACGTGACAGAGTCGTTCCGGCTCGCCAACGCCGCGCCGATGCGGCTGTTCTGGTTGTTCGGCGGATGTTTGCGGGGCCGGCGCAACCGGCGGGACATGCGCACGACGCTGGAGCGAATGAAGAAAGTCGTTGAGAAGGAATGA
- a CDS encoding cytochrome P450: MKQRLHWLAMHGVVRTVATIAARRGDPQARMVADPGVRANPVAFYTELRPRGPLIRTRVGHMTVDHAVAHELLRSEDFRVIVLGGNLPAPVRWLEQRTRANLLHPLRPPSLLAVEPPEHTRYRKTVSSVFTSRAVAALRDRVEDSAGELLDGLAAGPGVVDIIERYCSQLPVAVIGDILGVPDADRPRILEFGELAAPSLDVGLSWPQYQRVQHGLSGFNQWLSAHLQHLRQHPGDDLMSQLIAASEDGAHLNEAELQGVAGLVLAAGFETTVNLLGNGIRLLLNYPDQLARLVADPSLWPNAVEEILRLESPVQLSARLALRDTEVAGTRVKAGEMVVIYLAAANCDPAVFDDPHRFDIGRPNAGKHLAFSGGRHFCLGAALARAEGEVGLRQFFTRFPEARLAGLGSQRDTRVLRGLAQLPVSLGASASPEHPNRRFAEKG; this comes from the coding sequence ATGAAGCAACGGCTGCACTGGCTGGCGATGCACGGGGTGGTCCGAACGGTCGCCACAATTGCGGCGCGACGCGGTGATCCGCAGGCCCGGATGGTGGCCGATCCGGGGGTGCGCGCCAATCCGGTCGCCTTCTACACCGAGCTGCGCCCGCGCGGCCCGCTGATCCGCACCCGGGTCGGTCACATGACCGTCGATCATGCGGTGGCTCACGAGCTGTTGCGCTCCGAGGATTTCCGGGTGATCGTGCTCGGCGGCAATCTGCCCGCGCCGGTGCGCTGGCTGGAACAGCGCACCCGCGCCAATCTGCTGCACCCGCTGCGCCCACCGTCGCTGCTGGCGGTCGAACCACCCGAGCACACCCGATATCGCAAGACCGTCTCGTCGGTCTTCACCAGCCGTGCGGTGGCCGCGCTGCGCGATCGAGTCGAAGACAGCGCCGGGGAGCTGCTCGACGGGCTGGCCGCCGGTCCCGGAGTGGTCGACATCATCGAGCGGTACTGCTCGCAGCTGCCGGTCGCGGTGATCGGCGACATTCTCGGTGTGCCGGATGCCGACCGGCCGCGCATTCTCGAGTTCGGTGAGCTCGCGGCTCCGAGCTTGGACGTCGGGCTGTCCTGGCCGCAATACCAGCGGGTGCAGCATGGCCTTTCCGGATTCAACCAGTGGCTGTCGGCACATCTGCAGCATCTGCGTCAGCACCCTGGCGATGACCTGATGAGCCAGCTGATCGCAGCCTCCGAGGACGGCGCGCATCTGAATGAGGCCGAACTGCAGGGCGTCGCGGGACTGGTGCTCGCCGCCGGGTTCGAGACCACAGTGAACCTGCTGGGCAATGGAATTCGGCTGCTGCTGAACTATCCCGACCAACTCGCCCGCCTGGTAGCCGATCCGTCGCTGTGGCCGAATGCGGTCGAGGAAATCTTGCGACTGGAATCACCGGTGCAGCTTTCGGCACGGCTGGCCCTGCGCGACACCGAGGTGGCGGGGACGCGGGTGAAGGCCGGCGAAATGGTGGTGATCTATCTGGCCGCCGCAAACTGTGATCCCGCCGTCTTCGACGATCCCCACCGCTTCGATATCGGCCGGCCCAATGCCGGTAAGCACCTTGCCTTTTCGGGTGGCCGCCATTTCTGTCTGGGAGCGGCGCTGGCGCGAGCCGAGGGTGAGGTGGGCTTGCGCCAGTTCTTCACGCGCTTCCCCGAGGCCCGGCTGGCCGGCCTCGGCAGTCAGCGCGATACGCGGGTGCTGCGCGGGTTGGCCCAACTACCGGTTAGCCTTGGCGCGTCAGCCTCCCCCGAGCACCCAAACCGACGTTTCGCCGAGAAGGGATGA
- a CDS encoding DUF4331 family protein, which yields MSNHFTGLSLGPPLGDQRLDLCDLYAFQAPADPTRTVLILNANPNADALHPDAIYRLAVDNDGDLLNDIAFSFIFSGPVDGRQTVDVHLAVGDDAESPFPMGEKIFDAVEVSFGPTANVHQSGGHTFAAGSRSDAFFFDFDGIKNLFDITGGRNFTAPHLGDSSPWTGVDSNLTANVFSIAIELPTAELGANPDIRIWGRCSLRQDGGLNHVDRAGHPSVSSFFNTDDTKLEYNASVPVNDRERWTAQFVHLMGHTGGYTEDEAVAEIDREGTLPDMLHFNPAKPAKYPNGRVTTDDVIDYRLAFLTKGDCPPSGLAPHTDVLDVFPYLGNPHPAN from the coding sequence ATGTCGAATCATTTCACCGGGCTGAGCCTCGGCCCGCCGCTGGGAGATCAGCGCCTGGATCTCTGCGACCTGTATGCCTTCCAAGCGCCGGCCGACCCGACCCGGACCGTGCTGATCCTCAACGCCAACCCGAACGCCGACGCCCTGCATCCCGATGCCATCTACCGTCTCGCGGTCGACAATGACGGCGATCTGCTCAACGACATCGCGTTCAGCTTCATCTTCTCCGGGCCTGTCGACGGCCGCCAGACAGTCGACGTGCACCTGGCGGTCGGCGACGATGCTGAATCACCATTTCCGATGGGGGAGAAGATCTTCGACGCGGTCGAGGTGTCGTTCGGGCCGACCGCCAACGTCCATCAATCCGGCGGCCACACGTTCGCCGCCGGTTCCCGCAGTGACGCCTTCTTCTTCGACTTCGACGGCATCAAGAACCTGTTCGATATCACCGGCGGGCGCAACTTCACCGCACCCCACCTTGGTGACTCCTCACCGTGGACGGGGGTGGACTCCAATCTGACCGCCAACGTGTTCTCGATCGCGATCGAACTGCCCACCGCCGAGCTCGGCGCCAATCCCGACATCCGGATCTGGGGCCGGTGCAGCCTCAGGCAGGATGGTGGCCTGAACCACGTTGACCGGGCCGGGCATCCGTCGGTGAGCAGTTTCTTCAATACCGATGACACGAAACTCGAGTACAACGCGAGCGTGCCGGTCAACGACCGCGAGCGGTGGACCGCGCAATTCGTGCACCTCATGGGCCACACCGGCGGCTACACCGAAGACGAGGCTGTCGCCGAGATCGACCGCGAGGGGACTTTGCCCGACATGCTGCACTTCAATCCGGCCAAGCCGGCGAAGTACCCGAACGGGCGGGTCACCACCGACGATGTCATCGATTACCGGCTGGCATTCCTGACCAAAGGTGACTGCCCGCCCAGTGGGCTGGCTCCGCACACCGACGTTCTCGACGTCTTCCCGTATCTGGGTAATCCGCACCCGGCGAATTAG
- a CDS encoding N-acyl-D-amino-acid deacylase family protein: MTYDTIIRNGRWFDGTGAPSGIRDIGIKDGRVAVVSLRPLDVTGCDDVVDAGGKWVMPGMVDIHTHYDVEVLGGPGLPESVRHGVTTILLGSCSLSTIHVDGSDAGDLFGRVEAIPREHVIAAVDGAKTWNTADQYIQALESRPLGPNIAAFIGHSDMRTAVMGLDRATRDDVRPSATQQAEMERMLAEALDAGFVGMSSMQLLFDKIDGDTCRSRTLPSTYAKPRELRRLKSLLRKRGRVLQSGPDIQNPVNLLSQVVQSLPVLRDKLKTSLLSAADVKSNPFAILLLGPLAKAANTFGGDFRWQHLPVPFEVYADGIDLVVFEEFGSGAAALHLRDEVERNTLLKDENYRRQFRKDYDTKYGVRVWHRDFFDADIVGCPDESVVGKSFGQVGKDRGLHPVDAFLDLVLEHGTALRWRTTISNHRPEVLKKLAKDPGIQMGFSDAGAHLRNMAFYNSGLRLLRHVRDAQRSGRSFMSVEQAVHRMTGELADWYQIDAGHLRVGDRADLVVVDPAHLDSRLDDYAEEPVEQYGGLSRMVNRNNEAVELVLIGGRAVVRDGEPTPVLGVQRTGSFLRVGRTTPAPGTTPGPTKESELAHVN, translated from the coding sequence GTGACCTACGACACGATCATCCGCAACGGCCGGTGGTTCGACGGCACGGGAGCCCCGTCCGGAATCCGTGACATCGGCATCAAGGACGGCCGGGTCGCCGTAGTCAGCCTGCGCCCGCTCGACGTGACCGGCTGCGACGATGTCGTCGATGCAGGGGGCAAATGGGTGATGCCGGGCATGGTCGACATCCACACCCACTACGACGTCGAGGTGCTGGGCGGCCCCGGCCTGCCGGAGTCGGTGCGCCACGGCGTCACCACAATTCTGCTGGGCTCCTGTTCACTGTCGACCATCCACGTCGACGGCAGCGATGCCGGCGATCTGTTCGGCCGGGTGGAGGCGATCCCACGCGAGCACGTCATCGCCGCGGTCGACGGGGCCAAGACCTGGAATACCGCCGATCAATACATACAGGCCCTGGAGTCCCGGCCGCTGGGCCCGAACATCGCGGCGTTCATCGGTCACTCCGATATGCGCACTGCCGTCATGGGATTGGATCGCGCCACCCGGGACGACGTGCGGCCCAGCGCAACGCAGCAGGCCGAGATGGAGCGCATGCTCGCCGAAGCCCTGGATGCCGGATTCGTCGGGATGTCCTCGATGCAGTTGCTTTTCGACAAGATCGACGGCGACACCTGCCGCTCCCGCACACTGCCGTCCACGTACGCCAAGCCGCGTGAGCTGCGCCGCCTCAAGTCACTGCTGCGCAAGCGTGGCCGCGTGCTGCAGTCCGGCCCGGACATCCAGAACCCAGTGAACCTCTTATCGCAAGTGGTGCAATCACTTCCGGTACTGCGCGACAAGCTCAAGACCAGCCTGCTGTCGGCGGCCGATGTCAAATCCAATCCGTTCGCCATCCTGTTGCTGGGCCCGCTGGCCAAGGCGGCCAACACGTTCGGCGGTGATTTCCGCTGGCAGCACCTGCCGGTTCCGTTCGAGGTCTACGCCGACGGCATCGATCTGGTGGTGTTCGAGGAGTTCGGCTCCGGAGCGGCCGCGCTGCATCTACGTGACGAGGTCGAGCGCAACACGCTGCTCAAGGACGAGAACTACCGGCGCCAGTTCCGCAAGGACTACGACACCAAATACGGGGTTCGGGTCTGGCATCGCGACTTCTTCGACGCCGATATCGTCGGCTGCCCCGACGAATCCGTCGTGGGTAAGTCGTTCGGACAGGTCGGCAAGGACCGCGGGCTGCACCCGGTCGACGCGTTCCTGGACCTCGTGCTCGAGCATGGCACCGCCCTGCGCTGGCGTACGACCATTTCCAATCACCGCCCCGAGGTGCTCAAGAAGCTGGCCAAGGATCCCGGCATTCAGATGGGCTTCTCCGATGCCGGTGCGCACCTGCGCAATATGGCGTTCTACAACTCCGGGCTTCGGCTGTTGCGTCATGTGCGTGACGCCCAGCGCAGCGGACGGTCGTTCATGTCCGTCGAGCAGGCGGTGCACCGGATGACCGGCGAGCTGGCCGATTGGTATCAGATCGACGCCGGCCACCTGCGCGTCGGCGATCGCGCTGATCTCGTCGTGGTCGACCCTGCTCACCTCGACAGTCGTCTCGATGACTACGCCGAGGAGCCCGTCGAGCAATACGGGGGCCTGTCCCGGATGGTCAACCGCAACAACGAAGCCGTCGAGCTGGTGTTGATCGGCGGGCGCGCGGTGGTCCGTGACGGGGAGCCCACGCCCGTGCTCGGTGTGCAGCGCACCGGGAGCTTCTTGCGGGTGGGCCGGACAACGCCGGCACCGGGAACCACCCCCGGACCTACCAAGGAATCGGAGCTGGCACATGTCAATTGA
- a CDS encoding dienelactone hydrolase family protein, protein MTQLQRYIAEEIATDHVDGLLSRREAMRRLALLGMGAAAASSLIAACATDKPAPASSSSLSPSTTAPTSAAPPPGMAGALPTTPITWVGPKGQLRGAWAQAATPRGAVLVIHENKGLTDWVGTVAGRLAGIGYNALAIDLLSEEGGTATFTDPAAATAALGNIAPDRFIADLRSGLDELARRSPGQNLAVVGFCFGGGLVWRLLAAGEPRLAAAVPFYGPLPDNPNFGRSKNVAVLGLYGALDQRVTSSEPAAKAALDQAGVVNVLVVEPDADHAFFNDSGPRYNAVAAADAWNRLQDWFSRNL, encoded by the coding sequence GTGACTCAACTACAGCGCTACATCGCCGAAGAGATCGCCACCGATCACGTCGACGGTCTGCTGAGCCGCCGAGAAGCTATGCGGCGCCTGGCACTGCTGGGTATGGGCGCCGCGGCGGCGAGTTCGTTGATCGCTGCGTGCGCCACGGACAAGCCCGCTCCGGCGTCTTCGTCCTCACTGTCCCCGTCCACCACCGCGCCGACATCGGCTGCGCCACCACCCGGGATGGCCGGTGCGCTGCCCACCACACCCATCACCTGGGTGGGGCCGAAGGGGCAACTCCGGGGTGCCTGGGCGCAGGCCGCCACACCGCGCGGCGCGGTCCTGGTGATCCACGAGAACAAGGGCCTCACCGACTGGGTGGGAACGGTCGCCGGCCGACTCGCCGGCATCGGGTACAACGCGCTGGCCATCGATCTGCTCTCCGAGGAAGGTGGCACAGCTACATTCACCGACCCGGCCGCGGCGACCGCCGCACTGGGCAATATCGCACCGGACCGGTTTATCGCCGATCTCAGATCCGGGCTTGACGAGCTGGCGCGCCGTTCACCGGGCCAGAATCTGGCCGTCGTCGGCTTCTGCTTCGGTGGCGGCCTGGTGTGGCGACTGCTGGCCGCGGGGGAGCCCCGGCTGGCGGCGGCGGTGCCGTTTTACGGTCCGTTGCCGGACAATCCAAATTTCGGCAGGTCGAAGAACGTTGCCGTGCTGGGCCTGTATGGCGCGCTCGACCAGCGCGTCACGTCGTCCGAACCGGCCGCCAAGGCGGCGTTGGATCAGGCCGGTGTGGTCAATGTCCTGGTGGTGGAGCCGGACGCCGACCATGCGTTCTTCAACGACAGCGGACCGCGCTACAACGCGGTCGCAGCCGCAGATGCGTGGAATCGATTGCAGGACTGGTTCTCTCGCAACCTCTAG
- a CDS encoding polysaccharide deacetylase family protein, translated as MPEVTRRQFVIGLLTSASLVGASSAIGMSQTNPPLAAPKGPPPPVGAAPLLPPPPPIDRVPLPGGGELTKLPGNGDLLALTVDDGVNSEVVRLYTQLAKDTGIRMTFFVNGVYDSWRDNAALLRPLVDSGQIQLGNHTWSHPDLTTLPKDQIADQLRRNDQFLRTTFGADATPYFRPPYGSHNDDVDAVAADLGYRVPTLWAGSLADSTEVTEDFIVKMADQYFIQQNIVIGHLNHLPVTHVYPALVDIIRSRNLRTVTLNDVFLQPEIPHVTSA; from the coding sequence GTGCCCGAGGTGACCCGGCGCCAGTTCGTCATCGGATTGCTCACGTCGGCCAGCTTGGTCGGGGCGTCCAGCGCGATCGGGATGTCGCAGACCAATCCCCCGCTGGCTGCCCCCAAGGGTCCCCCTCCGCCGGTCGGCGCGGCCCCGCTGTTGCCCCCGCCCCCGCCGATCGATCGCGTGCCTCTGCCCGGAGGCGGTGAGTTGACCAAGCTGCCCGGCAACGGTGATCTGTTGGCGCTGACCGTCGATGACGGAGTCAACTCCGAGGTGGTACGGCTCTACACCCAACTGGCCAAGGACACCGGAATCCGGATGACGTTCTTCGTCAACGGCGTGTACGACTCCTGGCGCGACAATGCCGCCCTGCTGCGGCCGCTGGTGGATTCCGGTCAGATTCAGCTCGGCAACCACACCTGGTCGCATCCGGATCTGACCACACTGCCCAAGGATCAGATCGCTGATCAGTTGCGGCGCAACGACCAGTTCCTGCGTACCACGTTCGGTGCCGACGCCACCCCGTATTTCCGGCCGCCCTACGGCAGCCACAATGACGATGTCGATGCCGTCGCCGCCGATCTCGGTTACCGGGTCCCGACCCTGTGGGCGGGATCGCTGGCCGATTCCACGGAGGTGACCGAAGACTTCATCGTGAAGATGGCCGACCAATACTTCATTCAGCAGAACATCGTCATCGGCCACCTCAATCATCTGCCGGTCACGCATGTCTACCCCGCGCTGGTGGACATCATCCGATCCCGCAACCTGCGTACGGTCACGCTCAACGACGTCTTCCTGCAGCCGGAGATCCCACACGTCACCTCGGCATAG
- the fdxA gene encoding ferredoxin produces the protein MTYVISSACVDVKHKACMKECPVDCIYEGDRTMYINPTECVECGACKILCEVDAIYFEGDLPEEERKFLADNAAFFSDILPGRDAPIGDPGGAYELGPVGVDTPMVAALPPRQD, from the coding sequence ATGACCTACGTGATCAGCAGTGCGTGTGTCGATGTCAAACACAAGGCCTGCATGAAGGAATGCCCGGTCGACTGCATCTACGAGGGCGACCGAACGATGTACATCAATCCCACCGAGTGTGTGGAATGCGGCGCCTGCAAAATCCTCTGCGAGGTCGACGCCATCTACTTCGAGGGCGACCTGCCCGAAGAGGAGAGGAAGTTCCTCGCCGACAATGCCGCCTTCTTCAGCGACATCCTGCCGGGCCGGGATGCCCCGATCGGGGACCCGGGCGGGGCCTACGAGCTCGGTCCGGTCGGCGTGGACACCCCGATGGTCGCCGCGCTGCCTCCTCGACAGGACTGA
- a CDS encoding glycosyltransferase produces the protein MRVAQVANFYGPRSGGLRTAVDRLGAEYCAAGHEVFLIVPGSTAAHTLLPSGVTRITLPAKQIPFTGGYRAVVPAPVTTLLEQLAPDAIEVSDRFTLRSLGRWGARQGITTVMISHERLDRLTGQLLPKRLARRIADMANRRTAARYYTVLCTTSFAREEFDRIGAQNVMTVPLGVDLDMFHPDRFCTFTRNRWADPRQLLLVHCGRLSVEKRADRSIDALAALRDSGIDARLVIAGDGPMRTRLQRQAARLPVDFTGFVESRDAVATLLASADIALAPGPHETFGLAALEALACGTPAVVSRTSALTEILTSDSGACADNDPHAIAQAVTGVMDRPEHQRRFCARRRAETFTWPRAAAGMLTALSGLTHGPGGNAAD, from the coding sequence ATGAGGGTCGCGCAAGTCGCGAACTTCTACGGCCCCCGATCCGGTGGCCTGCGCACCGCCGTCGACCGCCTGGGTGCCGAATACTGCGCGGCCGGGCACGAAGTGTTCCTCATCGTGCCCGGATCCACTGCCGCCCACACCCTGCTTCCCAGTGGTGTCACCCGAATAACGTTGCCTGCCAAACAGATTCCATTCACCGGAGGATACCGCGCGGTCGTGCCCGCCCCGGTGACCACGCTGCTGGAGCAGCTGGCACCCGACGCGATCGAGGTGTCCGACCGGTTCACCCTGCGATCGCTGGGCCGATGGGGCGCCCGGCAGGGGATTACCACGGTGATGATCTCCCACGAGCGCCTCGACCGGTTGACCGGACAGCTGCTGCCGAAACGGCTGGCGCGCCGGATCGCCGATATGGCCAACCGTCGGACCGCGGCCAGGTACTACACGGTGCTGTGTACCACCAGCTTTGCCCGCGAAGAGTTCGATCGTATCGGTGCCCAGAACGTGATGACAGTGCCACTGGGGGTGGATCTCGACATGTTCCATCCCGATCGGTTCTGCACGTTCACCCGCAACCGCTGGGCCGATCCGCGTCAATTGCTTCTGGTGCACTGCGGTCGGCTTTCGGTGGAAAAACGTGCCGATCGAAGCATCGACGCCCTTGCTGCCCTTCGTGATTCAGGCATCGACGCCCGCCTGGTGATCGCTGGCGACGGGCCCATGCGGACCCGGCTGCAACGGCAGGCGGCGCGGTTGCCGGTGGATTTCACCGGTTTCGTCGAATCTCGGGATGCCGTTGCCACGCTCTTGGCGTCCGCCGATATCGCATTGGCGCCCGGTCCGCATGAGACCTTCGGCCTGGCCGCCCTCGAGGCGCTGGCGTGCGGCACGCCAGCCGTCGTGTCCCGTACCTCCGCGCTGACCGAGATCCTGACCTCCGACAGCGGCGCGTGCGCCGACAATGATCCGCACGCCATCGCCCAAGCTGTCACCGGCGTGATGGACCGTCCTGAACACCAACGACGGTTCTGTGCGCGACGACGAGCCGAAACCTTCACCTGGCCGCGCGCCGCGGCCGGCATGCTGACCGCGTTGAGCGGTTTGACGCACGGCCCCGGCGGGAACGCCGCTGATTGA
- a CDS encoding chorismate mutase, which translates to MSTALARGTAATMTVLAVATAAPVLADSTAPLYSLVDAAAQRLQTADAVAANKWLTGGPITDPARVKVVLDAVAKDAESRGVATDYATGAFTNQINATEAIEYARFAGWKFDGAGAPRSAPDLAASRSIIDGLNHQIVEQFAVQWPLLNSPGCGPALAAAKVVVAGERGFDDLYRTALDTATRSYCPTG; encoded by the coding sequence ATGAGCACTGCCCTGGCGCGCGGCACCGCAGCGACGATGACCGTGCTGGCTGTGGCGACCGCCGCACCGGTACTCGCCGATTCGACGGCACCGTTGTACAGCTTGGTCGACGCCGCGGCGCAGCGCCTCCAGACCGCCGATGCGGTGGCCGCCAACAAGTGGCTCACCGGTGGCCCGATCACCGATCCGGCCCGGGTCAAGGTGGTGTTGGACGCGGTAGCCAAGGACGCTGAGTCCCGAGGTGTGGCAACTGATTACGCGACGGGCGCGTTCACCAACCAGATCAATGCCACCGAGGCGATAGAGTACGCCAGGTTCGCCGGCTGGAAATTCGACGGCGCGGGCGCGCCGAGGTCGGCCCCAGATCTGGCGGCGTCACGATCGATCATCGACGGGCTCAATCACCAGATCGTCGAGCAATTCGCCGTGCAGTGGCCGCTGCTGAACTCGCCGGGCTGCGGTCCCGCGCTGGCGGCGGCGAAGGTCGTTGTCGCCGGCGAGCGAGGATTCGACGATCTCTACCGCACGGCTCTGGACACCGCCACCCGGTCATACTGTCCCACAGGCTAA
- a CDS encoding cyclopropane mycolic acid synthase family methyltransferase, translated as MEPRFDDVQHHYDLSDDFYRLFLDRTQTYSCAYFERDDLTLEQAQIAKIDLSLGKLGLQPGMTLLDVGCGWGATLVRALEKYDVNVVGLTLSKNQALHVQQLFDDFDSTRSKRVLLEGWEQFDEPVDRILSIGAFEHFGSDRHDAFFKMAYDALPADGVMLLHTIVLPSDEEFAARGMPITMRHLKFFKFIMDEIFPGGRLPKVTDVEEHATSAGFTINRVHPLRLHYARTLDLWATALEANEEEAVALQSRDVYDRYMRYLTGCAELFRDGYTDICQFTLAKG; from the coding sequence ATGGAGCCGCGTTTCGACGACGTGCAGCACCATTACGACCTCTCCGATGACTTCTATCGGCTCTTCCTGGACAGAACACAAACGTACAGCTGCGCCTATTTTGAGCGCGACGATTTGACGCTGGAGCAGGCGCAGATCGCTAAGATCGACTTGTCGCTGGGAAAGCTGGGCCTGCAGCCGGGGATGACGCTGCTCGACGTCGGGTGCGGCTGGGGAGCGACGTTGGTGCGCGCTCTGGAGAAATACGACGTCAACGTGGTCGGGCTGACCCTGAGCAAGAACCAGGCGCTGCACGTCCAACAGCTGTTCGATGACTTCGACAGCACCCGCTCCAAGCGCGTCTTGCTCGAAGGCTGGGAGCAGTTCGACGAACCGGTCGACCGGATCCTCTCGATAGGTGCGTTCGAGCATTTCGGATCAGACCGCCACGACGCATTCTTTAAAATGGCGTACGACGCATTGCCCGCCGATGGAGTGATGTTGCTGCACACCATCGTTCTGCCGAGTGACGAAGAATTCGCCGCACGCGGAATGCCAATCACGATGCGGCACTTGAAGTTTTTCAAATTCATCATGGACGAGATCTTCCCCGGTGGCCGGTTGCCCAAGGTGACCGATGTCGAAGAGCACGCCACCAGCGCCGGATTCACCATCAATCGGGTCCACCCGCTGCGGTTGCATTACGCCCGCACTCTGGATCTGTGGGCGACAGCATTGGAAGCCAACGAAGAAGAAGCCGTGGCTCTACAGTCGCGTGACGTCTACGACCGCTACATGCGGTATCTGACGGGCTGCGCTGAACTGTTCCGCGACGGCTATACCGACATTTGCCAGTTCACCCTGGCCAAGGGCTGA
- a CDS encoding S1C family serine protease, translating into MDAKLPLRRGRRLMTLLAALLLVPGLLAGPAHATPAPVAPAPLAPLDQSAVLGQVTPGLVDINTTLDYQSAVGAGTGIVLDAGGEVLTNNHVIEGATGITATSLANGRTYPVDVIGYDRTNDIAVVRLRGASDLPVAALGTSSGIAVGDPIAAIGNAGGAGGAPSFSPGNITQLGASVRASDESGGGTRELSDLIRVAADVRPGDSGGPLVNAAGQVVGVNVAATLTYRMGNVHGGEGFAIPIDRALGIANAIRSGGGAGVHMGDTAFIGVGIADANDGGPAGAVVRQVLPDTAARGVGLAPGDVITSVDGMAINAAADLSNVMDAHHPGDTITLSWVDREGNPRTAPVVLGAGPVG; encoded by the coding sequence ATGGACGCAAAGCTTCCGCTTCGCCGCGGCCGCCGGCTGATGACCTTGCTGGCGGCCCTTCTGCTGGTGCCGGGTCTGCTTGCGGGGCCTGCGCACGCCACCCCGGCGCCGGTGGCCCCGGCTCCCCTGGCACCGCTGGATCAGTCCGCGGTGCTCGGGCAGGTGACCCCGGGACTCGTCGATATCAACACGACTCTCGACTACCAAAGTGCGGTCGGGGCGGGCACGGGGATCGTGCTCGACGCGGGCGGTGAGGTGCTGACCAACAACCACGTCATCGAGGGCGCCACCGGGATCACCGCAACCAGCCTGGCCAATGGGCGGACCTACCCCGTCGATGTCATCGGCTACGACCGCACCAATGACATCGCCGTGGTCCGGTTGCGCGGCGCCAGTGATCTTCCGGTTGCAGCGCTGGGCACGTCGTCGGGTATCGCCGTGGGCGATCCGATCGCGGCGATCGGTAACGCGGGTGGGGCCGGCGGCGCGCCGAGCTTCTCACCGGGCAACATCACTCAACTCGGCGCCTCGGTGCGCGCCTCCGATGAGTCCGGTGGCGGGACGCGTGAACTCAGCGACCTGATCCGGGTGGCCGCCGACGTCCGCCCCGGCGACTCGGGCGGTCCGTTGGTCAATGCGGCCGGCCAGGTGGTCGGCGTCAACGTCGCCGCCACCTTGACCTACCGGATGGGCAACGTCCATGGCGGCGAGGGTTTTGCCATTCCGATTGACCGCGCACTGGGCATCGCCAATGCCATCCGATCCGGGGGCGGCGCGGGAGTGCATATGGGCGACACCGCCTTCATCGGCGTCGGCATCGCTGACGCGAACGACGGGGGCCCCGCCGGAGCGGTTGTGCGCCAAGTGCTTCCGGATACCGCGGCTCGCGGGGTCGGCCTCGCCCCAGGCGATGTCATCACATCTGTCGACGGGATGGCCATCAATGCCGCCGCCGATCTGTCCAACGTGATGGACGCCCACCATCCAGGTGACACCATCACGCTGAGCTGGGTGGACCGTGAAGGCAATCCGCGCACCGCACCTGTGGTCCTCGGCGCTGGCCCAGTCGGCTGA